The Henningerozyma blattae CBS 6284 chromosome 9, complete genome DNA segment cgATCATTTTGGATAAATATTTGGTGATCCAGCATTACCTTTTTCGGGTAATGGAACAATGCTATTTGGAAGAGGCGGGTAGCGTTGCCTGCCTTGTTTTATGGTCGTGCTACGTAGTTGACAGTGTTTACCATATCGACAGTTCAATTAATCTCGAATTGACAGCCTACTAATTGTCACTACCGAGTCTGCCCAGCGACATTTTCCATAAGCAAAACCAGTAAACACTCGAAGAGAATATTCTTTCCTATCTTGTTCTGTTCCGAATGCTCTGAAAttctatttgaaaaaaaaattcggTTCTGTTCTAGTTTAGACTAGTAAAACACGTACAAAACATATCATGACCCCACCAGCCACCCGAGTTTCCCTGTCTCTTGGtaaaaatacatatataagCAACATCTGAATATTGCAATTATTGCACTTTTATTTTCGATTTATTTCTTAGTCATTGTCAAGATCAAGACAGTATAACAAACAACTTGGATATTCGCAGTTAACTACTATTTCTCCACGAACACTAGTATTTCAAGACTATCTCCATTAACATATTTCAGTTGACTTTTTTATCCATTTTTCCATAAACCTACATATTCAAAAATGCAATACAAATCTGCTTTATCCGCTGCCGCTGTCATGGCTGCCACCACTCTAGCTGGTATGTAACTACAACAATcctatcttttttttacaatcaAATTACGATGGTTatgtaattattattgaacaCGTCTTCGAATATCAATTAGagaataatgaaaatataaaaaagagACACTTTATGGTTATCAAATAGTAATTCTTCTATTTCGTATATTACCGGggtttttctttatttctattttctattttctattttagaATTTCAAAGTGTTTTGGGACAAATCTGTTTTGTGAAGCTATTTTTAGCATTcgataaattttcaaaggcaatctttttttctctaCCGAGACTGATCTCTCTTCCGAATTAGAACGCGACGCGGTAACCCAATTCGGAAGGTGAGAAAAAACGGCATTTCTTTGTTTTAGATTTCCTGAAAtgatattcaattaaattaactaataattttcaaactatcaatattttgattttaattattaaaaacattttttaCTAACAATTGtatcataataataccTTATTGTATTATAACCTCCCACATTTGCCTTTTCATTACAGCCAACTCCACTTCTGTTGACACTGATGTTCCATCTTCCTGTTCTTTAGATTCTAAAGCCACTGCCACTGCTCAAACTGATTTAGATAAATTACAAGGTTGTAAAACCGTTGTTGGTGATTTGACTATCTCCGGTTCTTTAGGCTCTGCTGCTTTAGCTAACGTCCAAAACATTGTCGGTTCTTTAACCTTAACCAATGCCACCTCTTTGAGTTCTTTCTCTGCCGACTCTTTGAAGACCATCTCCAAGTCTTTGGTCATGCAAGACTTAACCATCTTGACCACTGCTTCTTTCGGTTCTTTGGAATCCGTTGACTCCATTCAAATGATCACTTTACCAGCTATCACCACTTTCAACTCTAACTTAAAGACTGCCAATAACATTTACATTTCCGATACTGCTTTGGAATCTGTTGACGGTTTCTCTAACTTACAATCTGCTGCTACTTTCAAcatcaacaacaacaaatatttatccaagatagattcttcaattgaaaCTATTTCTGATTCTCTACAATTCGATTCTAACGGTGACGAAGCTTCTGTTAAATTCGATAACTTAATCTGGGCTAATAACATTACTTTAAGAGATGTTGCTAACGCTTCTTTCGCTAAATTACAAGCTGTTAACGCCTCTCTAGGTTTTATTAACACTTCCTTAGATAACATCGATTTACACTTATTAACCAAGGTTGGTCAAACCTTAACCATTGTTTCTAACGATGAATTAACTGACATTGACTGTTCTAACTTAACTGCTGTTGGTGGTGGTTTCATTGTTGCCAACAACACTAACTTACAAAACATTGACGGTTTCTCTAAATTAGCCACTGTTGGTGGTGCTATCGATGTTGAAGGTAACTTCACCTCCTTAGATTTAGATTCTTTGAAATCTGTTAAAGGTTCTGCTTTCGTTAAGACTAGCTCCGGTAACTACTCATGTTCCgctttaaataaattacaaaagaaGGGTTCCATCCAAGGTGACAAATATGTCTGTAAGAACGGTGCTATTTCCTCTTCTTCCAAGAAATCctcttcttcctcttctaagaaatcttcttctggtgcttcttcttcttctgctTCTAAACAAGATAAGCAAGCTTCCTCCGattcttcctcttcttccGCCTCCTCTACCGAAGATTCTTCCTCTTCCTCTGCTTCTAACTCATCCTCTCACAACGCTGCTGCCGCTCAATTTAAGCAAGGTTCTACTTTCATTGGTGCTTTAGCTGCCGTTGCTGTTgctttaatttaaatttaatttgaaatttattaaaaatacacaaagaaaaaacaaaaccACACcgaaattattaatttcctgtcttttattgaattttattattaaatccCATAGCATagcattttcatcattcattttaatttgACTTAATCTAATCTCTTTTatatcatattttatttttgggAAGGTAACAACTTTATCTTTATACAATTCCATCAATTTTTCGAAGCAAACCGCCCAGTTAACGTAAGCAATCCCCCTCACGCATCAATCAATTtaatttgatgatgaacgttttttattttatttcattccgtttttgtaaattatattattactactttagattttattactgatttaaaaaaattatcaaaaaaaaaatttaacagACACAATTGAAgcaattatattttaagaattaaaagaaattaaaatgttttaatACGATCAAGTACAGGAACAACGAGAAAAGCCTAGAACTCAGTCTTCTGGTAGTTTACCTTTATTTTATCCATagcttttatttttattctaatttattatttcattagctagttaaatttaattatgttaatttaaaacaatattatgttcttttttaaagtaATTCGCCCCTAAGTTTgtactttttatttatttatatatttttgttcttacatatttactattataatcttttatcaactaattaaaataaaaatacaaattaaaTGGGGATTATGAATTAGCCATTAAATCTATTAACTCACTTTCAGGATCTTCGTCATGTATTGCTGtttcaatatttgttagtatcttttttatgccacaatttaattgttgatGAGGCATTATGGTTactaattcattaataatttccactcttttttcatcattcaAGAAATTAGTTAAAGCcatgatattattaaattcatcaaaGGATTTAACATTTGGAACactaatttcattatcaaaacaattcaaaagatccatttcttttaaaacaGTATATTTGGAAGTTGttgtaataattaataacttgttattaatttcattactattattaccatGCATAATTggttttttctttaataatactttaaaCATTTGTaaaagattatttgaaaatctGGGGCCTATTGGTACCCAATCTACCATAGTTTCGATAGaatcaacaataataatgcttAAAGGTGATTTATAAGAGTCTCTAAagatattatcaatatattgaattttactattttcaCCCATTccaattaattcattagaaGATATCAATCGAACAAATGGAAATTTAGAATTCATGGCTATTCTTGCAGCCATGGCAGTTTTACCTGACCCGGATGGACCATGTAATAATATAGAAATTAGTCTTGTCTTTGAGCTTTCACGAATTTGTCTAACATAACGATCACcatttttaatgatataaccaatattttctgaaaaattcaatatacCACCATCACAGCATTGATTTAATTCCTCTTCATTAATACCAAAAGCAGGCTTAACTTCAGTTAATGCGTTCAAGAAATCGGATCTACcaactttaaatttagaaatttccttgtttaaattattattatttatctttGCACCCTTACCgatttttattgttttattaatgGCAAATGAACTTGCACTTTTAACAAGACCTTCAATTTCAGCAccagaaaaattatttgttaattcAGATAATTCTCTAAAATTAACATCTTTTTCCattaaattgttttctctcatttttttagtttgaatttcaaaaatttctacTCTACCATTTACATCAGGTAAATGAATTTCCACTTGAACTTCAAATCTACCGGGTCTTAAAAGTGCACCATCGATTAAATCTTTACGATTTGTCATACCAATGactaaaatattattcaattgatcaACACCATCCATTTTAGCTAGTAATTGATTTACCACATTATCACCAACACCAGTTCCATCACCTCTTGAGCCTCTTTGTTTAAAGATGGAATCTAATTCAtcgaaaataataatatgtaAGGAAGAATTATCACCTTTAGCCCTATATTCTTCTTCGGCgtctttaaataaatttctaatattctCTTCTGATGATCCAACATATTTACTTAAAATTTCAGGACCATTAACAATCTTGGGTTCTTTAGCATTTAGCATAGTACCAATTTTACGAGCAATTAAAGTCTTACCAGTCCCTGGTGGGCCATAAAGCAAAAGACCTTTTACATGCTTAATAcctaatttttcaataatttcttggggaaaaattcttgaagCAAAAGCTCTTCTAAAGATCTTTGTGAATTCTTTATCTAACCCACCAACCCCtaaatcttcaaatttaaagtCTGGCCTTAAAATCGCATCTTGCTTACCTGATCGTGGTGATGAAGGATGCTGAGACTGATGTGGCTGTTGATGTAACAGACTACTAGGAGAATGTTTGGAGTTATTGGAAGTAATACTACTAAAACTATTACTGTGATGATGGTTTAAAATATGAGTGTAATTCGATCCAcctgaattattattttgagtTGGTGTCGTTGGCGTTTTAAAGACAgaagaaatagaatttgatcttttcaaatttaccAATCCATCCCTACCTTgaatgaaatttatttctgATTGGTTTGTCAGTATTCCTTTTGTTTGAATACTTCTGGAAATTGgttgaataatttcaacATCAGAAATATCAATGGGCTGAATACTTTcgatttttaaatcaaaaatgaaattgttaaaatcaaatattaaatactGTGTTGGCTGTAGGATTTGGGAgtgaaataattttttaaaatggTAAGATAATTCTTCTGGGTCAAATTCTTGTGGAACAGCTTTTGATTTAGttctaaaattaatatcgATATTAATCAACCCAATATAGTTCTGcttatttgtatatttcaacatatcaaatattttgcaTTCTATTGGTTGATTCAAATTCCATTTCCCCCAAGTTCTTTGATTACCATTAAAACCAATTGATCCTGGTGGTACTTCATTTGTGGTCTTTGTAGTAAAGACATAGGTATTGtcgataataatatagacATTATCAGGGAAATCTATATTATTGACTGTAACTACGTTTGTTAACGCATAATTGTTATTTGGACAATTGATTACTTGCAAATATCTAGCTTTGGAATCAATTCTAGATATGAAAGAGTTTGAAGAATCATCAGAAGTGTTTGAAGTattcaaattcaagaaCGAATTGTTACGAGAATGAGGATTGCTATGGTTATTATGGCTATTTTGtgtagaattattagaaggATGTGATTGTGAAGGAGATGTCAAGTGAGATGATATAGACATCCTATGCAGATGCggtattttcaatttatccAATTTATCCATTATCAATacaataaaagaagaagttgAATTTGGAGAATCTCGgagtttattttttccagAGCAATAAGATGGTTTGTATTTTAGTTTTTCCGATCAGCGGCTGTTTCGAATTGTGtgcttttattttaatcttaatttttttttttcactcaGCAATATGAAGAGAGATTAAGggatattgaaaaaagttaCAGATGCAATCTCAACATAAACCAAAATCTGATGAGAGATATGTAACTTTTCAAGCAGAAAGAATTGTAAATGAAAAGAGATCTATTGAGAGCCGAATGcttacaaatatataaatatcaacGTTAGCTTCTACAGTAAAACTAGTATCAATATCTGTATCGATCGGTATAAATATAAGTGGAAGCTATATATCTCAAGCAGTACATGATCTCCTCCCACGGAGATCCAGCCCTGGCAACTAAGATCACTGTTCGGAGTCAGCCTAAAGCAGGGGTAATAGAACAACCCGAAAGCAGGAGGTGGTAGCGTAAATTAGACCTCCACAGCATTGCCTAGATGACTATTAATAACTCCGTGGTTAATTCCAGGGAATTGTCACCGAAGTCATGACTTCACAGATTTTGGACGTCTACAGCAACGGTGACACGTCGAAGGGAACGTGCCGAGCACTAATAACCTTCGGGTGGTAGACATCCCTAAAACAGTCCGAGCAGAGTCAGGAGAAGTCGAAGTCATCTGATAAGATTCGTCCACCATGACAGGAAGAAGCATGGTTATAAGGCCCGCCTGTGTCGAATATAGTAGGCGCCAGGGCTAACCAAGGTTTCCGAATAGTGCAAAGACATATAGAGGTCCAGTATTTATGTAATTTATGTAATGTaatgtatgtatatatgtCTGTAGTATCACGTGCAAATGATGTTTGAGATGGATTAATCCCTTTTCTTCTCAGCTTCCTTACGCTTGTTGCCTCTTGTGAGGGCAGAGTAAAAGTTGTATGCTAGAATACCAAACACCATGGTCCTCCAATTTTGTTCGAACCAGGACTTAGGAGCCTCTTCATCTTCGTCAGTCTCGGCAGTTTCAGCATCAGTTGTACCAAACTGAACACTAGCTTTATTGGCAGCTGCTTCACGTTTGTCCTTGTATGTTTTGGTTACCTTCTTCAAGGGAATAGCTGGTGCTTGTGGGCCAGCTCTTGGATATACAATTTTTGCTTGAATGTTTAGATTGCCGGCTGTAGCCTCTTCAGTTGGCTCTTCATTAGTTTCCTTCGTGCTGGCATTCTCTTGATATTCGATTTTTTCCtctttagaaaatgataaggaattgataatatctttatcagCGTCGTacatttcaatatttaattggtATGGTACAtctttcattaatttcatatATGAGAAGCATGGGATATTTTTATGATAATCAGAATTTCCATTAATAATTGCACTTATGCAAACTggattttcaaaattttgtaaatttaattccaaattttctTCCACTGTCTTCAACAAgttatcttttaaatccacctcaaatttaattagtGGTAATTTAGCATTAACGTCAACATTGtctaaatcattaataaataattctaattcagcACCTAAAGCTAGCTTACTAGCAACTGCAGCTGTGTATAATAAAGTTTTGATTTGCATCTCTCTCAGGAAAAATATGGGATTACTCCTTTTTTATTCGAACAATCGAAGTCATTTTCTTCacaatttctaaatatgTTTGCAAGATTCTTCATATTTATGTTTTATCAATTCCCTCATTTTCATAAATTTTCTACTCAATGGTTTTCCCCGTTCGATTCTTGAATGCGACATTGTAGAATTAGTAAGGATCAAAgcatttcaatatttaacagagaaattttttaagatACTAGTAGGTTaaaaaatactttaaaggaaaaaatgGTTACAAGAGTGCTATATCACGCATGAGGTAATTATAttccatatatatatatatatatatctatatatatcttgGCATTCGTAAGAATGTAGAAAGTATTTGGAAATGtcctttttttaacttcCGTAATAAATAAGGTAGCCGAAGAgaattgatgaaattgttgaaatttaataatccTATAAAGTTGTTAACATACAAGCTTTACTTAAGATATACATATTTGTATTCATTGAGGTTTTCAAAACTCAattgtaatattaattagATAATCTATTGATCTTTCCTATTCAGTTAcctgatatttttaaagattttttccctgaattttaaaaacaattcCCTTTTTTTGACTGATAAAAGATAGAAGAAAGCTACTTCCATATGCCTTTTATAGATTTAACTCCATCATAAAAACTAAATAAACCAATCTTATCTTTTTCATATTAAGTCCACCTATACTTAGCATAagaatgaaattaattaacaattcaataatatattcttcaCTAATAATATGTTACTCTATTAATCAAGTCCAAAGTTTGTTTGCACCTGTTCAAGATCCTTTCTCAACagataaatattcaatcaattatatatctaaaaataaatggcTAAgctcaattgaaaataacCAGACCGCCTTGGAAAATGGgtctattattaaaataaatgattattcaaaatgttttataccaacaaataaaaattccgGTTCTAATCTATTTCAAAAAGATTTGACTTCAGACCAATTAGATGAAATATATCAagaaagtttaaaaaatgcaatggaaattattacaaatgatttaaaaggCTACTGTATGGTCTACGCTAATGGGTTTTGGACATATCAATACTGCATAGGTAACTCTTTTACTCAATTTCATGGTGTACCTGGAACaacaaattctttattctATACTCTAGGTAGAGCTCCACCAATGGAAGTGgatattcaaaattcaaGGAGgttacaaaagaaaaataaaaccaaaaaaatattaacacatgatgatgattttcaattgttatATAACGATTTCGAATACTACATTAGTGAAATTATCGAAAATGGTCAAATTTGTGATTTAACAGGTTTACCAAGAGTTACAGAGGTTCAATACGTTTGTGGTTCTGCTTTTGGAGAGGCTGCCATTCAATGGGTTAGAGAAGTGAAAACCTGTGCATATGAAGCTCAAATTGCTGTCCCAGCATTGTGTGATctagaattattatcacaaagtaaagataaaaaaagtgCCAAACAGATCTATTGTactaatgaagaaaaagatattaCTATCAATTCAAAACAATCAATATCAGATGTATTACCAAAATATTCACCATATTTCTTAGGGCATGGCCTTTACCTTTTAAACCCACATGAAAATATACCAGAATTAAATACATCTGTTATTTTATACACTGGGGACGTAGACTTGCTCTATGACGAACAAACAACATTATCGGACTTATACGCACATCTGTCAAAGGCAATTCCAGTTATGTTATTCCATCAGGCTTTAACTTTGCCAAATGGTGCAAGATTTCAAGAAGGTGATGCATTCCAATGGATCGCAGAAATTGTTGATATGAATTTTAATCACATTAAAAACGTATTCGTTGATATCGGATCAGACGGTATGGCGAACTTTGTCATAGACGATAAAACTGAGTTCCCTGACGAGGGGAATTTTATATACGTTGCATATGGTGAAAGAATCGATGGAACTAAGGGAAGTAGACGCGTCAAACAGGAAAACAAGATTAATAGgccaaaatttaaaactcTAAAAGCTACTCAAGGAGCTCCAACAGAACTTCAAAATCaggaaaatgaaaatgatctCACTGTTGCATATGTGGATGAAACTGCTACTTTCcgaaataataaagaaatgatTGATGCTATAATGAATATCCTAACAAAAGAACCAAATTTGCAACCCTATCTAGATTCCAATGCagaagaaaaggaaaatattgaagaaataaaaattgaaatcatAGATCATACTCCCGAGTTTATAGATGACCCTCGCTATAATGAGCAAGAAAAAGAGCAAGAGAATAATGCTCTACTGCACTCGGTAGACAATACTCATGAAAATAACTTAGAAGAGAATAATTCTGAACAAGTGCTTGAAGAGATTGATAGCACTTCATATTTGGCTAGAACTGAAATATCTGATGATCACACGGAGcatattgaagaaatgaaactgaatgaagaagattctAACTCTAACATTGGAAGTAATGTGTTGGAGGAATACACTAATGAAAAAGGGAAATTAAATGTAGAAGAAGCTACAGAAAATTTTAACGACAGACAAATTTCTCAGTATGTGGAAGATCTAAAACAGAACAGTATCGTTGAAgagaataatattaataccGCTGAAAAAGTGATCATGGATCATGATAATATACCTAACAAACTTAATATAGAGGATCCTGAACGTCCAACAATATATGAGGAAGATCTAATATCTACGAATCATAtgaatgatgaaaataatgagaTTGAGGATATTATAATAGATCAAGACTGgcaagaaaattttaacaTCAATAAACAAATTTCTGAACTAGCTTCTAACAACGAAGAAGAATACCAACACAATGATCAATCTTTTGAAAGTAGCACTGAAACATATTTGAACGGCCCTTCagataatactaatatcaAGCCAGAAAATACAAATGACTCTTTAGAGGCTGAAAATGAGAGATACGAACAGTCCAACGAAATGTATACTGACGAAATAAATgagaatattgaaaatattgtgGAGGATAGTAgaaaagatgatgaaaatacaTATGATGGCATTACACCAGAAATATCTTCCTTGGGAAATCAAGTCAATGATGAACAGCACGACGATAGCAAACAATCACATGCCCACCAGCAGGAGGAACAATCTGATAAGAACAAACAGGAAACTCATTCTCAATATGCCGAGCAAGAAGAACCAGATGCTTATATGGAATATGTAGagcaagaaaaaataaattttcaagatCAAGTTGATATGCAACAATATCGAAACTCTGAGATACAACAGGAAGAACATATTGCGTCAACCACTTCATTAGCAGATCAGGCATCGCTTGAACCAACAATTTTAGATGATAAACATATATCTGTTGAGGTTACtgatatttcaaaacaAGTAGATGACAATTATGAGCTACGTGATGAGCtatgattttttataattatgaagtgttttttaaaaatattaaataattgcagataaatatataatacaaaagaaTCTATTTCtgtataaaataataaaataagacTCTAAATGAAGTTTGTGGTATCCCTATTGGTCTAGCCTAGGTAAACTTAAGCTAAAAGAACTTGTTGCCGGCGAAGTAGTTTGCCCAAATAAGAAGTCTGTGTTCACACCTGTTGGTGTATCTAGGGGATCCTGTAAAAATGAATCCTCATGGTTTTCATCTTTCGGTATATTTTGATCAGACTTTTCAGGTTGGCTATCATTTTGATTTGATGAGACCTCAGTCTTTATTTCCTTAGCTTCCTCTTCAGGTAA contains these protein-coding regions:
- the TBLA0I02080 gene encoding uncharacterized protein (similar to Saccharomyces cerevisiae ECM33 (YBR078W) and PST1 (YDR055W); ancestral locus Anc_3.302): MQYKSALSAAAVMAATTLAANSTSVDTDVPSSCSLDSKATATAQTDLDKLQGCKTVVGDLTISGSLGSAALANVQNIVGSLTLTNATSLSSFSADSLKTISKSLVMQDLTILTTASFGSLESVDSIQMITLPAITTFNSNLKTANNIYISDTALESVDGFSNLQSAATFNINNNKYLSKIDSSIETISDSLQFDSNGDEASVKFDNLIWANNITLRDVANASFAKLQAVNASLGFINTSLDNIDLHLLTKVGQTLTIVSNDELTDIDCSNLTAVGGGFIVANNTNLQNIDGFSKLATVGGAIDVEGNFTSLDLDSLKSVKGSAFVKTSSGNYSCSALNKLQKKGSIQGDKYVCKNGAISSSSKKSSSSSSKKSSSGASSSSASKQDKQASSDSSSSSASSTEDSSSSSASNSSSHNAAAAQFKQGSTFIGALAAVAVALI
- the TBLA0I02090 gene encoding uncharacterized protein (similar to Saccharomyces cerevisiae SEC18 (YBR080C); ancestral locus Anc_3.304); translation: MSISSHLTSPSQSHPSNNSTQNSHNNHSNPHSRNNSFLNLNTSNTSDDSSNSFISRIDSKARYLQVINCPNNNYALTNVVTVNNIDFPDNVYIIIDNTYVFTTKTTNEVPPGSIGFNGNQRTWGKWNLNQPIECKIFDMLKYTNKQNYIGLINIDINFRTKSKAVPQEFDPEELSYHFKKLFHSQILQPTQYLIFDFNNFIFDLKIESIQPIDISDVEIIQPISRSIQTKGILTNQSEINFIQGRDGLVNLKRSNSISSVFKTPTTPTQNNNSGGSNYTHILNHHHSNSFSSITSNNSKHSPSSLLHQQPHQSQHPSSPRSGKQDAILRPDFKFEDLGVGGLDKEFTKIFRRAFASRIFPQEIIEKLGIKHVKGLLLYGPPGTGKTLIARKIGTMLNAKEPKIVNGPEILSKYVGSSEENIRNLFKDAEEEYRAKGDNSSLHIIIFDELDSIFKQRGSRGDGTGVGDNVVNQLLAKMDGVDQLNNILVIGMTNRKDLIDGALLRPGRFEVQVEIHLPDVNGRVEIFEIQTKKMRENNLMEKDVNFRELSELTNNFSGAEIEGLVKSASSFAINKTIKIGKGAKINNNNLNKEISKFKVGRSDFLNALTEVKPAFGINEEELNQCCDGGILNFSENIGYIIKNGDRYVRQIRESSKTRLISILLHGPSGSGKTAMAARIAMNSKFPFVRLISSNELIGMGENSKIQYIDNIFRDSYKSPLSIIIVDSIETMVDWVPIGPRFSNNLLQMFKVLLKKKPIMHGNNSNEINNKLLIITTTSKYTVLKEMDLLNCFDNEISVPNVKSFDEFNNIMALTNFLNDEKRVEIINELVTIMPHQQLNCGIKKILTNIETAIHDEDPESELIDLMANS
- the EMC10 gene encoding Emc10p (similar to Saccharomyces cerevisiae YDR056C; ancestral locus Anc_3.305) is translated as MQIKTLLYTAAVASKLALGAELELFINDLDNVDVNAKLPLIKFEVDLKDNLLKTVEENLELNLQNFENPVCISAIINGNSDYHKNIPCFSYMKLMKDVPYQLNIEMYDADKDIINSLSFSKEEKIEYQENASTKETNEEPTEEATAGNLNIQAKIVYPRAGPQAPAIPLKKVTKTYKDKREAAANKASVQFGTTDAETAETDEDEEAPKSWFEQNWRTMVFGILAYNFYSALTRGNKRKEAEKKRD
- the YOS9 gene encoding Yos9p (similar to Saccharomyces cerevisiae YOS9 (YDR057W); ancestral locus Anc_3.306); the encoded protein is MKLINNSIIYSSLIICYSINQVQSLFAPVQDPFSTDKYSINYISKNKWLSSIENNQTALENGSIIKINDYSKCFIPTNKNSGSNLFQKDLTSDQLDEIYQESLKNAMEIITNDLKGYCMVYANGFWTYQYCIGNSFTQFHGVPGTTNSLFYTLGRAPPMEVDIQNSRRLQKKNKTKKILTHDDDFQLLYNDFEYYISEIIENGQICDLTGLPRVTEVQYVCGSAFGEAAIQWVREVKTCAYEAQIAVPALCDLELLSQSKDKKSAKQIYCTNEEKDITINSKQSISDVLPKYSPYFLGHGLYLLNPHENIPELNTSVILYTGDVDLLYDEQTTLSDLYAHLSKAIPVMLFHQALTLPNGARFQEGDAFQWIAEIVDMNFNHIKNVFVDIGSDGMANFVIDDKTEFPDEGNFIYVAYGERIDGTKGSRRVKQENKINRPKFKTLKATQGAPTELQNQENENDLTVAYVDETATFRNNKEMIDAIMNILTKEPNLQPYLDSNAEEKENIEEIKIEIIDHTPEFIDDPRYNEQEKEQENNALLHSVDNTHENNLEENNSEQVLEEIDSTSYLARTEISDDHTEHIEEMKLNEEDSNSNIGSNVLEEYTNEKGKLNVEEATENFNDRQISQYVEDLKQNSIVEENNINTAEKVIMDHDNIPNKLNIEDPERPTIYEEDLISTNHMNDENNEIEDIIIDQDWQENFNINKQISELASNNEEEYQHNDQSFESSTETYLNGPSDNTNIKPENTNDSLEAENERYEQSNEMYTDEINENIENIVEDSRKDDENTYDGITPEISSLGNQVNDEQHDDSKQSHAHQQEEQSDKNKQETHSQYAEQEEPDAYMEYVEQEKINFQDQVDMQQYRNSEIQQEEHIASTTSLADQASLEPTILDDKHISVEVTDISKQVDDNYELRDEL